A genomic stretch from Lathyrus oleraceus cultivar Zhongwan6 chromosome 2, CAAS_Psat_ZW6_1.0, whole genome shotgun sequence includes:
- the LOC127122096 gene encoding protein EMBRYONIC FLOWER 1, whose amino-acid sequence MYFQRSINFKGKMNLLKEGQKEKSKGRPKKNNMVIRGENVKPCKRKPNHYFSPFNGSNLGVNNPYPPQPSFGFEVPQSQKKLSNEFQFSPMISNQLGSARNIKFNGNLEERAPSSATLQALGGCSLHKNILQQDNVASRIWASLASNRTSLGYDVSQKVASQPSSNSNMDITSLRSGAVHMQNSGRDIDLNYTNINATCQDKQGSRNTGAGVFSRMNGEYSFPCKHNGIEPHQNLRGSLDLYSNETIPAMHLLSLMDAGMQSRTPFNVGVNAQMLNRPSYPGDCNTKMEISSKANGTLKRQSSDYYNRSYLSDKSHGCLIGSQTFGGSSSAQHGKKFTKDAGSNDQNSTKFGKKEKMRSSNAPLQSRFLKQCSLSYNETKTSQQHRLEAHGTHTSVQLKITPGVSCTVNRNPAEFTIPETGNVYMIRGEDLKFFNSIPQNKHFFPIPCGHKQLRCLSREH is encoded by the coding sequence ATGTATTTTCAAAGGTCCATCAATTTCAAAGGGAAGATGAACTTGTTAAAAGAAGGGCAGAAGGAGAAATCAAAGGGAAGACCTAAGAAAAATAACATGGTCATAAGAGGAGAGAATGTGAAACCTTGCAAAAGAAAGCCAAATCATTACTTTTCTCCATTCAATGGAAGTAATTTGGGAGTGAATAATCCGTATCCACCGCAACCATCCTTTGGATTCGAAGTTCCGCAGTCCCAAAAGAAGCTATCGAATGAATTCCAGTTTTCGCCTATGATTTCTAACCAGCTTGGTAGTGCACGAAATATCAAGTTTAATGGGAATCTTGAAGAGCGTGCACCCTCTAGTGCTACTTTGCAAGCCCTGGGAGGATGTAGCTTACACAAGAATATATTACAGCAGGATAATGTAGCTTCTCGCATTTGGGCATCCTTGGCCTCGAATCGCACTTCCTTAGGGTATGATGTATCACAAAAGGTTGCTTCTCAACCTAGTAGTAATAGCAACATGGACATAACTTCACTCCGATCTGGTGCAGTACATATGCAGAACTCGGGGAGGGATATTGATCTTAACTACACAAATATCAATGCTACATGCCAAGACAAGCAAGGTAGTAGGAATACAGGTGCTGGAGTCTTCAGCAGGATGAATGGAGAATACTCATTTCCTTGCAAGCATAATGGAATAGAGCCTCATCAAAATTTGAGGGGATCTTTGGATTTGTATTCTAATGAGACAATACCTGCCATGCATTTACTTAGCCTTATGGATGCCGGAATGCAGTCGCGTACACCCTTCAATGTTGGTGTTAATGCCCAAATGCTCAATAGACCCTCTTATCCTGGTGATTGCAATACCAAGATGGAGATAAGTTCTAAAGCCAATGGTACCCTGAAAAGGCAGTCATCTGATTATTACAACAGGAGCTACTTATCGGATAAATCCCATGGCTGTTTAATTGGCTCTCAAACCTTTGGCGGGTCTTCATCAGCTCAGCATGGAAAGAAGTTTACAAAAGATGCGGGATCCAATGATCAAAACTCAACAAAGtttggaaagaaagaaaagatGAGGAGTTCCAACGCACCCCTGCAGAGTAGATTTCTTAAGCAGTGTAGCTTGTCTTATAACGAAACAAAAACTTCCCAGCAACACAGATTGGAAGCTCACGGTACTCATACCTCTGTGCAATTAAAGATCACACCCGGTGTCTCATGTACAGTGAACAGAAATCCAGCTGAGTTCACCATTCCGGAAACAGGGAATGTCTATATGATCAGAGGAGAGGATCTCAAATTTTTTAATAGTATTCCCCAAAACAAACATTTTTTCCCTATTCCATGTGGACACAAGCAGCTGAGGTGTCTGAGCAGGGAACACTAG